In one Umezawaea sp. Da 62-37 genomic region, the following are encoded:
- a CDS encoding TIGR02678 family protein has product MSNLANQLVIAEREEVARAIRLLLAEPLISARTTPETFDLVRKRRDPVEKWFDYYCGWTLVVEPRLGYARLAKVGVATDPTRPARRHRTGRAPFDRRRYTLLCVVAAELLGIPVTTIGLLADRVVQASAADPALPPFDTSSRAERMAFVDALRLLESLGAVEVVDGTTDAFVDSAAAKVLYRVDATLLMRLPAAPVGASQVAVPAEELPLRFPELLTRLSHEGRYGDDDQVSDVRRNLRLRHSVFRKLVENPVVHRDELPPAELAYLESLTGGQLLRRAADQAGFLVEERAEGVMLIDPDGLATDSRFPDDSGNAKVAALLLLDGIASAPGPVAVEQLHAEADALLSRFPKWAKGYRAEHGSARLVADALDVLSAFGLVRADGGIVRARPAAARYAVTRTSTDHVEDEP; this is encoded by the coding sequence ATGAGCAACCTGGCGAACCAGCTGGTCATCGCCGAACGCGAAGAGGTCGCGCGGGCGATCCGCCTGCTCCTGGCGGAGCCGCTGATCAGCGCCAGGACCACTCCGGAGACCTTCGACCTCGTGCGCAAGCGGCGGGACCCGGTCGAGAAGTGGTTCGACTACTACTGCGGGTGGACGCTCGTGGTCGAACCACGCCTGGGGTACGCGCGGTTGGCCAAGGTCGGGGTCGCCACCGACCCCACCCGCCCGGCACGGCGCCACCGCACGGGCCGTGCCCCGTTCGACCGCCGCCGCTACACCCTGCTGTGCGTGGTGGCCGCCGAACTGCTGGGCATCCCGGTGACCACCATCGGGCTGTTGGCCGACCGCGTCGTCCAGGCGTCGGCCGCGGACCCGGCGCTGCCGCCGTTCGACACGTCCAGCCGCGCCGAGCGGATGGCGTTCGTGGACGCGCTACGCCTGCTGGAGTCTCTCGGGGCCGTCGAGGTGGTGGACGGCACCACCGACGCGTTCGTGGACTCCGCCGCGGCGAAGGTCCTCTACCGGGTGGACGCGACACTGCTCATGCGCCTGCCCGCGGCACCGGTCGGCGCCTCGCAGGTGGCGGTCCCAGCGGAAGAGCTCCCGCTGCGCTTCCCGGAGTTGCTGACCAGGCTGTCCCACGAAGGGCGCTACGGCGACGACGACCAGGTGTCCGATGTGCGGCGCAACCTCCGGCTGCGGCACTCGGTGTTCCGCAAGCTGGTCGAGAACCCGGTCGTGCACCGCGACGAGCTGCCGCCCGCGGAACTCGCCTACCTGGAGTCACTGACAGGCGGGCAACTCCTGCGGCGGGCCGCCGACCAGGCGGGCTTCCTGGTGGAGGAACGCGCAGAAGGCGTCATGCTGATCGACCCGGATGGCTTGGCCACGGATAGCCGGTTCCCCGACGACTCCGGCAACGCCAAGGTCGCCGCCCTGCTGCTCCTGGACGGGATCGCGTCCGCGCCGGGACCGGTCGCCGTCGAGCAGCTGCACGCCGAGGCCGACGCACTGCTGAGCCGCTTCCCCAAGTGGGCCAAGGGTTATCGCGCCGAGCACGGTTCCGCCCGACTGGTCGCCGACGCGCTGGACGTGCTCAGCGCTTTCGGCCTCGTCCGGGCCGACGGCGGAATCGTGCGAGCCCGTCCCGCCGCCGCCCGCTACGCGGTGACCCGAACCAGCACCGACCACGTCGAGGACGAGCCATGA
- a CDS encoding TIGR02677 family protein, with amino-acid sequence MRVPPEMFRFTTGERAELYVAILHAFGEANERLETALGLDDVRARLRSIGWLDPVDDKDLTEALASLRGWRLLDVTQNHAENYRTADEYERRNVQYSLTKQGEAALAGVAHAMGVLASTGALQTAVLDAIADRLGELAANLGDPAAPDRRVFSALVELEGHLEALRGNTKQFNGELQRLLRAEGADQDTFREVKAATVAYLQEFTTNLEQRTHAIANRIALVEGHGIALLHHRALIGAELPPTAGEGTDLAWLELRRARWEGLRAWFLPVDGSTPRAEQLFAVARRAIIALLQVLDRITESRRRSTSAAADFRELARWFAAAPSEDDLHLLWSTAFGLGSARHAHLGHADPELVSSSARWVDAPPVEVSALLRSAGRTERFSRTGRVRDVAEVKAVRAERARAERAALNAAWDRLDTGGGIRISRFAHLEHEVLERLLDLLGRALGTAPDQHGVHRSTTGDGRVEILLTPPEEHREQAVIQTPRGTFTSLDYDVEIRTPGARPRRAAGGGAAG; translated from the coding sequence ATGCGCGTGCCCCCGGAGATGTTCCGGTTCACCACGGGCGAGCGAGCTGAGCTGTACGTCGCGATCCTGCACGCGTTCGGTGAGGCCAATGAGCGGTTGGAGACCGCTCTGGGATTGGACGACGTGCGGGCGAGGCTTCGCTCGATCGGGTGGCTCGATCCGGTGGACGACAAGGACCTCACCGAAGCGCTGGCAAGCCTGCGCGGCTGGCGGCTGCTCGACGTCACCCAGAACCACGCCGAGAACTACCGGACGGCCGACGAGTACGAGCGGCGCAACGTCCAGTACTCGCTGACCAAGCAAGGTGAGGCCGCTCTGGCCGGGGTGGCGCACGCCATGGGCGTGCTGGCCTCCACCGGGGCGCTCCAGACTGCTGTGCTCGACGCCATCGCGGACCGGCTCGGGGAACTGGCCGCGAACCTGGGTGATCCCGCCGCACCGGATCGCCGGGTCTTCAGCGCGCTGGTCGAACTGGAAGGGCACTTGGAGGCGCTGCGGGGCAACACCAAGCAGTTCAACGGCGAACTCCAACGCCTGCTGCGCGCCGAGGGCGCCGACCAGGACACCTTCCGCGAGGTCAAGGCTGCGACCGTGGCCTACCTCCAGGAGTTCACCACGAACCTGGAGCAGCGGACGCACGCGATCGCCAACCGGATCGCCTTGGTCGAGGGCCACGGGATCGCCCTCCTGCACCACCGGGCGCTGATCGGCGCCGAACTCCCGCCCACCGCGGGCGAGGGCACGGACTTGGCGTGGCTGGAACTGCGCCGGGCCAGGTGGGAAGGGTTGCGGGCGTGGTTCCTACCGGTGGACGGCAGCACGCCCCGCGCGGAGCAGCTGTTCGCGGTCGCCAGGCGGGCGATCATCGCGTTGTTGCAGGTCCTGGACCGGATCACCGAGTCCCGACGCCGATCGACCAGCGCGGCGGCCGACTTTCGCGAGCTGGCCCGCTGGTTCGCCGCGGCGCCGTCGGAAGACGATCTGCACCTCTTGTGGTCCACCGCTTTCGGCCTCGGGTCCGCCCGGCACGCGCACCTCGGGCATGCGGACCCGGAACTGGTCAGCTCGTCGGCCAGGTGGGTCGACGCACCGCCCGTGGAGGTGTCCGCGCTCCTGCGCAGCGCGGGCCGGACCGAACGGTTCAGCCGCACCGGGCGGGTGCGCGACGTGGCAGAGGTCAAGGCGGTGCGCGCCGAACGGGCTCGTGCGGAGCGCGCCGCGCTGAACGCCGCCTGGGATCGGCTGGACACCGGTGGCGGCATCCGGATCTCCCGGTTCGCACACCTGGAGCACGAGGTGCTCGAACGGCTGCTGGACCTGCTCGGACGGGCCCTCGGCACAGCACCGGACCAGCACGGCGTCCACCGGTCCACCACGGGCGACGGGCGGGTGGAGATCCTGCTGACCCCGCCGGAGGAGCACCGGGAGCAGGCGGTGATCCAGACGCCGCGCGGGACGTTCACCAGCTTGGACTACGACGTCGAGATCCGTACGCCGGGTGCACGACCGCGACGTGCGGCCGGAGGGGGTGCGGCCGGATGA
- a CDS encoding TIGR02679 family protein → MRALDRLGSPALMPLWKAVHDRMSSGRQVSRVKVGPLDEEQRSAVADLLGADRLPGEYATVSVAMLEELLSASVGAGVREVVTSLLGPLDDRAARRATGAAERSELWEWLAGHPVVAAQPVLREWVDAVRRAGLIGGSAERTRKELDRALRVFGALPATGVPLPVLAEDVLGDPHALDEGTRCAGLVLRALAVLHAVELPQDAQERRALWESAGVVEDELSSVVLAAGLRLSGVGGRVLRVCADEGHVAALTLAQVRATSFTGVPRDVWVFENPSVLAVAVTRFGTSCPPVVCASGWPNSAVIALLRGLAAAGSALHYHGDFDGEGVRIAAHVAARTGAEPWRMATDDYLRALGGGTPVGRVTEAPWDSRLADVMREHGSAVSEERVTARLLDQLEECGRVVGGLP, encoded by the coding sequence GTGCGCGCGTTGGACCGACTCGGATCGCCTGCCCTGATGCCGTTGTGGAAGGCCGTGCACGACCGGATGTCCTCAGGACGGCAGGTCAGCCGGGTCAAGGTCGGCCCCCTCGACGAGGAGCAGCGGTCTGCTGTGGCCGACCTGCTGGGAGCCGACCGCCTGCCGGGCGAGTACGCGACGGTGTCGGTGGCCATGCTCGAAGAACTGCTCTCGGCCTCTGTGGGCGCGGGAGTGCGTGAAGTGGTGACGTCCCTCCTGGGCCCTCTGGACGACCGGGCGGCGCGGCGGGCAACGGGGGCGGCTGAGCGGTCCGAGCTGTGGGAGTGGCTGGCCGGACACCCTGTGGTGGCGGCCCAGCCGGTGTTGCGGGAGTGGGTGGACGCCGTTCGGCGAGCTGGGCTCATCGGTGGTTCCGCCGAGCGCACCAGGAAGGAACTCGACCGCGCCCTTCGGGTGTTCGGCGCTCTGCCCGCGACAGGTGTGCCGCTGCCGGTGTTGGCGGAAGACGTGCTCGGTGACCCGCACGCCCTGGACGAGGGAACGCGGTGCGCCGGGCTGGTCCTGCGGGCGCTGGCGGTGCTCCACGCCGTGGAGTTGCCACAGGACGCGCAGGAGCGGCGTGCGCTGTGGGAGAGCGCCGGGGTGGTCGAGGACGAGCTGTCGTCGGTCGTCCTGGCCGCCGGGCTGCGGTTGAGCGGTGTCGGCGGTCGGGTGCTGCGGGTGTGCGCGGATGAGGGGCACGTCGCGGCCCTGACGTTGGCGCAGGTCCGGGCCACGTCGTTCACCGGGGTGCCGCGGGACGTGTGGGTGTTCGAGAACCCGAGCGTGCTCGCGGTGGCGGTCACGCGGTTCGGGACCTCGTGCCCTCCGGTCGTGTGCGCGTCGGGTTGGCCCAACAGCGCGGTGATCGCACTGCTGCGCGGGCTGGCCGCGGCGGGGTCCGCTCTGCACTACCACGGCGACTTCGACGGCGAGGGCGTGCGGATCGCCGCGCACGTGGCGGCGCGCACCGGCGCCGAACCGTGGCGCATGGCCACCGACGACTACCTGCGGGCCTTGGGCGGCGGCACGCCCGTGGGGAGGGTCACCGAAGCGCCCTGGGACAGCCGGCTGGCGGACGTGATGCGCGAGCACGGGTCAGCGGTTTCGGAGGAGCGGGTCACCGCTCGGCTGCTGGACCAGCTCGAAGAATGCGGACGGGTTGTCGGTGGTCTGCCGTAG
- a CDS encoding ISAs1 family transposase → MASSLITALTVTTPTSSIPAAPVTDGEQHGLLHALSKVSDPRDPRGIRYPLSALLAVAVCAVLAGASSFAAITDWLHDLDDHARDRLGFDRIPAPTTMWRLLTRLDADQLAGVLAGWLHHRTTPPSPVQQQYRRVIAVDGKTLRGARRDNGRQVHLLSALDTSTGIVLAQVTIDAKSNEIPAFGPLLDAVEHLLGTLAGILFVADALHTQTGHAEKVAARGAHLMTTVKGNQPTLLAQLKTLPWPQIPAGHRTRDRGHGRSETRTIKTATLNTPGGIAFPHARQAVRITRTRTALATGKTSRETAYLTVSLPTGQALPADLQTWARQEWLIENQVHHVRDVTFREDAHQARTGTGPAVIATLRNTAIGWHRANGDTNIARALRRANRRSHDLITAVTSSHPTTQ, encoded by the coding sequence ATGGCATCATCTCTCATCACCGCACTGACCGTCACCACCCCCACCAGCAGCATCCCCGCAGCCCCGGTCACCGACGGTGAACAGCACGGCCTGCTGCACGCCTTGTCCAAGGTTTCCGATCCACGTGACCCGCGCGGGATCCGTTACCCACTGTCGGCACTGCTTGCCGTCGCGGTCTGCGCGGTCCTGGCCGGGGCGTCGTCATTCGCGGCGATCACCGACTGGCTGCACGATCTCGACGACCACGCCCGTGACCGACTCGGCTTCGACCGGATACCCGCCCCGACAACGATGTGGCGACTACTGACACGCCTGGACGCCGATCAACTGGCCGGCGTCCTCGCCGGCTGGCTGCACCACCGCACCACCCCACCAAGCCCGGTCCAACAGCAGTACCGCCGGGTCATCGCCGTGGACGGAAAAACCCTCCGCGGAGCCCGCCGCGACAACGGCCGCCAAGTCCATCTGCTCTCCGCGTTGGACACCAGCACCGGCATCGTCCTGGCCCAGGTCACGATCGACGCGAAGTCCAACGAGATCCCCGCTTTCGGCCCGCTGCTCGACGCCGTCGAACACCTCTTGGGAACCCTGGCCGGGATCCTGTTCGTCGCCGACGCCCTACACACCCAGACCGGTCACGCCGAGAAGGTCGCCGCCCGCGGCGCCCACCTGATGACCACGGTCAAAGGAAACCAGCCCACACTGCTCGCCCAGCTCAAAACCCTGCCCTGGCCACAGATCCCCGCCGGGCACCGCACCCGCGACCGCGGTCACGGCCGATCCGAGACCCGCACGATCAAGACCGCCACCCTGAACACACCCGGCGGCATCGCCTTCCCGCACGCCCGTCAGGCCGTCCGGATCACCCGAACCCGCACCGCCCTCGCCACCGGCAAGACCAGCCGAGAAACCGCCTATCTCACCGTGTCCCTGCCCACCGGCCAAGCCCTGCCCGCCGACCTGCAAACCTGGGCACGCCAGGAATGGCTCATCGAGAACCAGGTCCATCACGTCCGCGACGTGACATTCCGTGAAGACGCACACCAAGCCCGGACCGGCACCGGACCCGCCGTCATCGCAACCCTGCGTAATACCGCGATCGGCTGGCACCGCGCCAACGGCGACACCAACATCGCTCGAGCCCTTCGACGCGCCAACCGCCGCTCACACGACCTCATCACAGCCGTGACCAGCAGTCACCCCACAACGCAATGA
- a CDS encoding DUF6879 family protein: MSDSELVLSGTRLSVDEYLDDFKDNFWHDNSGMNWKLERRQEFVESSNESWEASRRNDWRRSIDLLEEGRANVAAYERRISDKGMEVRRVRVVEKPITSYLLWELTSLHVRYQVGGKIRVVERDQVGAFETGGTVLPELFLLGRAIAYQVLYDGEGALSGAVKCTVPDEVGLWGDVVASLYDQGEELGSFFDREAAGQLPLAG, encoded by the coding sequence ATGAGTGACTCCGAGCTCGTCCTGAGCGGCACCAGACTGAGCGTCGACGAGTACCTCGACGACTTCAAGGACAACTTCTGGCACGACAACAGCGGCATGAACTGGAAGCTGGAACGGCGTCAGGAGTTCGTCGAGTCCTCCAACGAGAGTTGGGAGGCGTCCAGGCGCAACGACTGGCGGAGGTCGATCGACCTGCTGGAGGAAGGGCGTGCGAATGTCGCCGCCTACGAGCGCAGGATCAGCGACAAGGGCATGGAGGTGCGTCGTGTGCGGGTGGTGGAGAAGCCGATCACGTCGTACCTGCTCTGGGAGTTGACCTCGCTCCACGTCCGCTACCAGGTGGGTGGGAAGATCCGGGTGGTCGAGCGCGACCAGGTCGGTGCGTTCGAAACCGGCGGCACGGTGCTCCCCGAACTCTTCCTCCTCGGGCGGGCCATCGCCTACCAGGTGCTCTACGACGGCGAGGGCGCGTTGAGCGGTGCGGTGAAGTGCACTGTTCCCGATGAGGTCGGGCTTTGGGGTGACGTCGTGGCCTCTTTGTACGACCAGGGTGAAGAACTCGGCTCGTTCTTCGACCGCGAGGCGGCCGGGCAATTGCCTTTGGCGGGCTGA
- a CDS encoding tetratricopeptide repeat protein, translating into MPRQLPADVRGFVNRFDDLESLTLTSAEVADRVVVWVVVGTAGVGKTSLAVRWAHQVAGDFPDGQLYVNLRGYDAGLPIGPDEALDRFLRALGVPGNLVPADLDARSALFRSLLAGRKFLILLDNAASPTQVRPLLPGTAGCLVLVTSRDKLAGLVARDGARRLRLDILPLDEAVSLLRELIHEYRPQDDDEDLAQLAGLCARLPLALRIAAERAIGKPRTSLRDMITELRDESSLWDALGSDDSDAVRTVFAWSYRALSKGASRLFRMLGLYPGDDFGPAAVAVLLGEPVPTVRRLLEDLAGAHLLASTAPDRYEFHDLLRLYAQDQARTEESPESATAALERLAAWYLHAVWNAVRTLIPEAAARELPALPPEVSAPVFADHEDAFAWYEHERRNLRSMIRVLEAQGRNDAVALLADILREIYARYNHFDDWITTGVAGLAAARRSGNRRGEADALESLGKAHTQQGNRAEGIEHQTSALSIRQEIGDRRGELASTNALGLAHLRNHEPDTALRHFRRSLEIADDLADGYWTAVASNNIANALIDLDRPQEAVPLLHTALAGYRRLSIPGGEGDALRGLSHAHRLLGVPDQAHRFIGDALSIARDRKNQAWEAFWSLEAGQVSLALGDPDEALVLYQRAASLQRQLGDRVREAAVLDATGEAYQRSGRPADATAFHRYAVDVFRQSGERWRLAVGLRNLGSVLIDTEGLPAAVSVLDEAAALFAQFDDPAARRHHAEVGVLRRGGEDGPATL; encoded by the coding sequence ATGCCACGGCAGTTACCCGCCGACGTGCGCGGTTTCGTCAACCGTTTCGACGACCTCGAATCGCTCACGCTGACATCGGCGGAGGTGGCGGACCGGGTCGTGGTGTGGGTGGTGGTCGGCACCGCCGGCGTGGGCAAGACGTCGCTGGCGGTGCGGTGGGCGCACCAGGTCGCCGGTGACTTCCCGGACGGTCAGCTCTACGTGAACCTGCGCGGTTACGACGCCGGGCTGCCGATCGGTCCGGACGAGGCGCTCGACCGCTTCCTGCGCGCGTTGGGAGTGCCGGGCAACCTCGTGCCTGCCGACCTGGACGCGCGCTCGGCGTTGTTCCGGTCCCTCCTCGCGGGACGCAAATTCCTGATCCTGCTGGACAACGCGGCGTCGCCGACCCAGGTGAGGCCGCTCCTGCCGGGGACCGCAGGCTGCCTCGTGCTGGTGACCAGTCGCGACAAGCTAGCCGGCTTGGTCGCCCGTGACGGGGCACGTCGGCTGCGATTGGACATCCTGCCGCTCGACGAGGCCGTGTCGTTGTTGCGGGAACTGATCCACGAGTACCGCCCCCAGGACGACGACGAAGACCTGGCGCAACTGGCCGGGCTGTGCGCACGTCTGCCATTGGCGCTGCGCATAGCGGCGGAGCGGGCGATCGGCAAACCGCGGACGTCACTGCGGGACATGATCACCGAACTGCGCGACGAGTCGAGCCTGTGGGACGCCTTGGGATCGGACGACAGCGACGCCGTCCGCACCGTCTTCGCGTGGTCCTACCGGGCGCTGTCCAAGGGAGCGAGTCGGCTGTTCCGCATGCTCGGTCTGTACCCCGGTGACGACTTCGGGCCCGCGGCCGTCGCGGTGCTGCTTGGCGAACCCGTGCCCACCGTGCGGCGCCTGCTGGAGGATCTGGCAGGCGCGCACCTGCTGGCGAGCACGGCACCGGACCGCTACGAGTTCCACGACCTGCTCCGGCTCTACGCGCAGGACCAGGCGCGAACAGAGGAATCACCGGAGTCGGCGACGGCGGCGCTGGAGCGCTTGGCCGCCTGGTACCTGCACGCGGTGTGGAACGCGGTCCGGACGCTGATCCCCGAAGCCGCTGCCCGCGAACTGCCTGCGCTGCCTCCGGAGGTATCTGCCCCGGTGTTCGCGGACCACGAGGACGCCTTCGCCTGGTACGAACACGAGCGCCGGAACCTCCGGTCGATGATCCGCGTCCTGGAAGCGCAGGGGCGTAACGATGCCGTGGCGCTGTTGGCGGACATCCTGCGCGAGATCTACGCCCGCTACAACCACTTCGACGACTGGATCACGACCGGCGTGGCAGGTCTGGCCGCGGCTCGCCGATCGGGAAACCGCCGCGGCGAAGCGGACGCGTTGGAAAGCCTCGGCAAGGCGCACACGCAGCAGGGGAACCGGGCCGAGGGGATCGAGCACCAGACGTCGGCGCTGTCGATCAGGCAGGAGATCGGCGACCGGCGTGGCGAACTCGCGTCCACCAACGCGCTCGGCCTGGCGCACCTGCGCAACCACGAACCGGACACGGCGCTGCGGCACTTCCGGCGTTCCCTCGAGATCGCGGACGACCTGGCGGACGGCTACTGGACAGCGGTGGCGTCCAACAACATCGCCAACGCCCTCATCGACCTCGACCGCCCCCAGGAGGCCGTCCCGCTGCTCCACACCGCCCTGGCCGGGTACCGGCGCCTGTCGATCCCCGGTGGCGAAGGCGACGCGTTGCGCGGGTTGAGCCACGCGCACCGCCTGCTCGGCGTTCCGGATCAAGCGCACCGCTTCATCGGCGACGCGCTGTCGATCGCAAGGGATCGCAAGAACCAGGCGTGGGAAGCGTTCTGGTCACTGGAGGCCGGACAGGTGTCCCTGGCCCTCGGTGACCCCGATGAAGCCCTGGTCCTCTACCAGCGCGCGGCGTCGCTCCAGCGGCAGTTGGGCGACAGGGTTCGGGAGGCTGCTGTCCTGGATGCCACCGGTGAGGCGTACCAGCGGTCGGGGCGACCTGCGGATGCCACCGCGTTCCACCGGTACGCGGTGGACGTGTTCCGGCAATCCGGTGAGCGGTGGCGGTTGGCGGTGGGCCTTCGCAACCTGGGGAGCGTTTTGATCGACACGGAAGGCTTACCAGCGGCGGTGAGCGTTCTGGATGAGGCGGCAGCTCTGTTCGCACAGTTCGACGACCCGGCCGCCCGCCGCCACCACGCCGAGGTTGGCGTACTTCGTCGAGGTGGAGAAGACGGTCCTGCAACGCTCTGA
- a CDS encoding MFS transporter, which yields MTRTAGRITAFVLFATTVSFLISMAGSSLKSTVQVLFLPIADGLDVNRGTLAIATTLFAVVTALVSSAVGHLAERVGAVPVLAIGAATTGGVLILCAYATDIWMFVLAYGVLGAIGCTMLSFVPLGVLADQLFRGKNAGFVYAVLTNGAAVGFIVLVPLWTFLGTTLSWNQILLAVGIIFIAVLLPLSLVLVKYSARQGGRPTPSETTLWQGIRTTFQNKRVRGLILPFFACGTTMAFIDVHLFPHMHDHGVTPAVSSLSFVLLGILEIIGSLVAGRLCDKGMIRATLMGAYLVRAASMLLLPFFDSDVAVLAFGAVFGASYLATVVATTVWITQIVPKGSRGTALGVLWSLHMVAVALSSQVGAIIADVEHSYIPMILGCAALTTAAAILVSRQPDPNLTPTDPTDTTPVAATIAAE from the coding sequence ATGACCAGAACAGCCGGCCGAATCACCGCGTTCGTCCTGTTCGCGACCACCGTCAGCTTCCTGATCTCGATGGCGGGCTCGTCGCTCAAGAGCACGGTCCAGGTGCTGTTCCTGCCGATCGCCGACGGCCTCGACGTCAACCGCGGCACGCTCGCCATCGCGACCACCCTCTTCGCCGTGGTCACCGCCCTCGTCTCCTCCGCGGTCGGCCACCTCGCCGAACGCGTCGGCGCCGTGCCCGTCCTCGCGATCGGCGCCGCCACCACCGGCGGCGTGCTGATCCTCTGCGCGTACGCCACCGACATCTGGATGTTCGTCCTCGCCTACGGCGTCCTGGGCGCCATCGGCTGCACCATGCTCTCGTTCGTCCCGCTCGGCGTACTCGCCGACCAGCTCTTCCGCGGCAAGAACGCCGGCTTCGTCTACGCCGTCCTCACCAACGGCGCCGCAGTCGGCTTCATCGTCCTCGTTCCACTGTGGACGTTCCTGGGGACCACCCTGAGCTGGAACCAGATCCTCCTCGCGGTCGGCATCATCTTCATCGCCGTCCTGCTCCCCCTCTCCCTGGTCCTGGTCAAGTACTCCGCCAGGCAGGGCGGCCGCCCCACCCCCTCGGAAACCACGCTCTGGCAAGGCATCCGCACCACCTTCCAGAACAAGCGCGTCCGCGGCCTCATCCTCCCCTTCTTCGCCTGCGGCACCACCATGGCCTTCATCGACGTCCACCTCTTCCCCCACATGCACGACCACGGCGTGACCCCGGCCGTCAGCTCGCTGTCCTTCGTACTGCTGGGAATCCTGGAGATCATCGGCTCCCTGGTGGCAGGCAGGCTCTGCGACAAGGGCATGATCCGCGCCACCCTCATGGGCGCCTACCTGGTACGAGCGGCCTCCATGCTCCTGCTGCCCTTCTTCGACTCCGACGTAGCCGTCCTGGCCTTCGGCGCCGTCTTCGGCGCCAGCTACCTCGCCACCGTCGTCGCCACCACCGTCTGGATCACCCAGATCGTCCCCAAGGGCTCCCGCGGCACCGCACTCGGCGTCCTCTGGTCACTCCACATGGTCGCCGTCGCCCTGAGCAGCCAGGTCGGCGCCATCATCGCCGACGTCGAACACAGCTACATACCCATGATCCTCGGCTGCGCCGCCCTCACCACCGCCGCCGCAATCCTCGTCTCCCGCCAACCAGACCCCAACCTCACCCCCACGGACCCGACCGACACCACTCCGGTCGCCGCCACCATCGCGGCGGAGTAA
- a CDS encoding S-(hydroxymethyl)mycothiol dehydrogenase, with protein MSQTAKAVVALGKGRPVEVRDIIVPDPGPGEVTVRVQASGVCHTDLHYRDGVIGDKFPYLLGHEASGVVDRIGPGVHNVAPGDFVILNWRAVCGRCRPCRRGNPTACVDDFVADQRMTLATGEPLGAALGIGAFSELTLVHSGQCTPVDPRVDPAVAGLLGCGVMSGLGAAMHTGGVTRGDSVAVIGIGGVGGAAVAGAKLAGATRIIAVDVDARKLVHAKEFGATDVIDARTTDDVVAAIRALTEGLGADVVIDAAGFPETWRQAFYSRALGGTFVLVARPDAGMRLEMPLLDAFLRGGTYKTSWYGDCLPSRDFPALVDLHLQGNLPLEKFVTERISLADVEEAFTSMRRGDVLRSVVEIG; from the coding sequence ATGTCGCAGACGGCTAAGGCAGTGGTCGCACTCGGCAAGGGGCGGCCGGTCGAGGTGCGGGACATCATCGTCCCGGATCCGGGACCGGGGGAGGTGACGGTCCGGGTCCAGGCGTCCGGCGTCTGCCACACCGACCTGCACTACCGGGACGGTGTCATCGGCGACAAGTTCCCCTACCTGCTGGGCCACGAGGCCTCCGGCGTGGTGGACCGGATCGGGCCGGGCGTGCACAACGTGGCACCCGGCGACTTCGTGATCCTCAACTGGCGCGCGGTGTGCGGGCGCTGCCGCCCGTGCCGCCGCGGCAACCCGACCGCGTGCGTCGACGACTTCGTGGCGGATCAGCGGATGACGCTGGCCACCGGTGAGCCGCTGGGTGCCGCGCTCGGCATCGGCGCGTTCAGCGAGCTGACCCTCGTCCACAGTGGACAGTGCACGCCGGTCGACCCGCGGGTGGACCCGGCGGTCGCCGGGCTGCTCGGCTGCGGCGTGATGTCGGGGCTCGGCGCGGCGATGCACACCGGCGGGGTCACCAGGGGCGACTCGGTCGCGGTGATCGGCATCGGCGGGGTCGGCGGGGCGGCGGTGGCCGGGGCGAAGCTGGCGGGCGCGACCCGGATCATCGCCGTGGACGTCGACGCGCGGAAGCTGGTGCACGCCAAGGAGTTCGGTGCGACGGACGTGATCGACGCGCGGACCACCGACGACGTGGTCGCCGCGATCAGGGCGCTCACCGAGGGCCTCGGGGCGGACGTGGTGATCGACGCGGCGGGCTTCCCGGAGACCTGGCGGCAGGCGTTCTACTCCCGCGCGCTGGGCGGCACGTTCGTGCTCGTCGCCCGGCCGGACGCGGGCATGCGCCTGGAGATGCCGCTGCTCGACGCGTTCCTGCGCGGCGGGACCTACAAGACCTCCTGGTACGGCGACTGCCTGCCGTCGCGGGACTTCCCGGCGCTGGTGGACCTGCACCTCCAGGGCAACCTGCCGCTGGAGAAGTTCGTCACCGAGAGGATCTCGCTGGCCGACGTCGAGGAGGCGTTCACCAGCATGCGCCGCGGCGACGTCCTGCGCAGCGTCGTGGAGATCGGCTGA